In the Rhizophagus irregularis chromosome 8, complete sequence genome, one interval contains:
- a CDS encoding Spliceosome RNA helicase BAT1 produces the protein MADDLIDYEEEDESMQTDAPSAEQPTGNGQELSEDNTKDKKGSYVGIHSTGFRDFLLKPELLRAIVDCGFEHPSEVQQECIPQSILGMDVLCQAKSGMGKTAVFVLATLQQVEPAPGEVSVIVLCHTRELAFQIRSEYTRFSKYMPEIKTDVFYGGVPIRDDYKKFSSKETTPHIVVGTPGRILALVNDGQLKVGSVKHFVLDECDKMLDQLDMRRDVQAIFRKTPHNKQVMMFSATLSKEIRPVCKKFMQNPLEIYVDDETKLTLHGLQQHFIKLPETSKNRKLNDLLDTLEFNQVCIFVKSVQRANELNKLLCDCNFPSICIHGAMKQEERIAKYKSFKDFQKRIMVATDVFGRGIDIERVNIVINYDMPDGPDTYLHRVGRAGRFGTKGLAITFVANQEDADTLNKVQERFEVNITELPTELEINDYMAS, from the exons atggcCGACGATTTAATTGACTATGAAGAAGAGGATGAGTCCATGCAAACCGATGCCCCCTCTGCAGAACAACCTACTGGTAACGGACAAGAATTATCCGAGGACAATACGAAAGATAAGAAGGGAAGTTACGTTGGTATTCACTCAACCGGCTTCAGGGATTTCTTGTTGAAGCCTGAATTGCTTAGAGCTATTGTAGATTGTGGGTTTGAACATCCGTCAGAAg tgcAACAGGAGTGTATTCCTCAGTCGATCCTTGGTATGGATGTTCTTTGTCAAGCTAAATCCGGTATGGGAAAGACTGCCGTCTTCGTTTTAGCTACGCTTCAACAAGTAGAGCCTGCTCCAGGCGAAGTATCAGTTATCGTACTATGTCATACTCGTGAATTGGCCTTCCAAATTCGAAGCGAATATACTCGTTTCAGCAAGTACATGCCGGAAATAAAGACAGATGTGTTTTACGGCGGTGTTCCTATTAGAGAtgattataagaaattttcgAGCAAAGAGACTACGCCTCACATTGTTGTTGGAACACCCGGAAGGATTTTGGCTTTAGTAAACGATGGCCAATTGAAAGTGGGTAGTGTTAAACATTTTGTGCTTGATGAATGTGACAAAATGTTGGATCAATTGG atATGAGACGAGATGTTCAGGCAATTTTCCGCAAGACTCCTCATAACAAACAAGTCATGATGTTTAGTGCTACACTTAGCAAAGAAATTAGACCTGTCTGTAAGAAGTTCATGCAAAAC CCGTTAGAAATTTATGTTGATGATGAAACTAAACTCACTCTTCACGGGCTTCAACaacattttatcaaattgCCTGAAACCTCTAAGAATCgcaaattaaatgatttgcTTGATACACTTGAATTTAATCAAGTATGCATCTTTGTTAAATCAGTTCAACGAGCTAATGAGTTAAATAAACTTCTTTGCGATTGTAACTTCCCGAGTATTTGTATTCACGGAGCAATGAAACAAGAGGAGAG AATTGCCAAATATAAATCGTTTAAAGACTTCCAAAAGCGAATAATGGTTGCTACTGATGTCTTTGGTCGTGGTATTGATATTGAGCGTGTGAATATAGTTATCAATTATGATATGCCTGATGGTCCAGATACATATTTACATAgg gtcGGTCGTGCGGGTCGTTTCGGTACCAAAGGTCTCGCTATTACATTCGTAGCAAATCAAGAAGATGCCGATACACTAAATAAAGTGCAAGAACGATTTGAAGTCAATATTACTGAACTACCGACTGAACTAGAGATCAATGACTATATGGCATCGTGA
- a CDS encoding uncharacterized protein (SECRETED:cutsite_VNA-FK; SECRETED:prob_0.9604); SECRETED:SignalP(1-23) — MTRLLQITLFLLAIMLVFINVNAFKGDATFYYTGLGACGTTNKNSELVFALPAKNFDPSPGGNPNKNKNCGRKAKVKFGSKSVIVRCVDRCAGCKPGDIDLSPAAFDKLADRKRGRILVTWEFIS, encoded by the coding sequence ATGACCCGATTACTTCAAATTACATTGTTTCTTTTGGCTATCATGTTAGTATTCATCAACGTTAATGCGTTTAAAGGTGATGCTACATTCTACTATACAGGCCTTGGAGCCTGTGGAACTACAAATAAGAATTCAGAACTCGTTTTTGCTCTCCCtgctaaaaattttgatcCTTCTCCTGGTGGTAatcctaataaaaataaaaactgcGGAAGAAAAGCAAAAGTTAAATTCGGTAGTAAATCGGTAATTGTCAGATGTGTGGATCGTTGTGCTGGCTGTAAACCTGGTGATATAGACCTAAGTCCTGCCGCCTTTGATAAACTTGCAGATCGAAAAAGAGGTAGAATCTTAGTCACATGGGAGTTTATTTCCTAG